A part of Nitrospirota bacterium genomic DNA contains:
- a CDS encoding FAD-binding domain, whose amino-acid sequence MNIVINGLGVAGPTLAYWLTKSGHDVVLVEKAPLLRAGGYVIDFWGIGYDIAEKMGVIADLRRLGYQVREVRFVDGRGLKRGGFHVDVFGRMTNNRFTSLPRSDVSATMYRAIEGKVETIFGDSVAAIEEYNHGVHVAFDHAQPRDADLVIGADGLHSRVRQLAFGPESDFKVSLDYHVAAFEAEGYRPRDELIYLSHGLPGRQISRFSMRDDKTMFLFVFRDEYMRGDDPQSILRNAFADAGWEWPGIEKELESAKDIYFDTVSQIRMDRWTKGRIALVGDAAACVSLMAGEGTGLAIAEAYVLAGELHACADDFATAFARYEQRLMPFVKRKQESAARFASSFAPRTSVGITFRNAVTKLMGVPFIAEFFVGRGLHDDIELPDYDVTPA is encoded by the coding sequence GTGAACATTGTCATTAATGGCCTTGGCGTCGCTGGGCCGACTCTTGCATACTGGCTGACGAAATCGGGGCATGACGTTGTCCTCGTCGAAAAAGCACCGTTGCTGCGTGCCGGCGGTTACGTCATCGACTTTTGGGGCATCGGCTACGACATCGCCGAAAAGATGGGTGTCATCGCCGATCTCCGACGCCTCGGCTATCAAGTGCGCGAGGTACGCTTCGTCGATGGTCGCGGTCTCAAGCGGGGCGGATTTCATGTCGATGTCTTCGGTCGCATGACCAACAATCGCTTCACCAGCCTGCCCCGCTCTGATGTCTCGGCGACGATGTATCGTGCCATTGAAGGCAAAGTTGAAACGATCTTCGGCGATTCGGTGGCTGCCATCGAAGAATACAACCACGGAGTTCACGTCGCCTTTGATCACGCGCAGCCGCGGGATGCCGACCTCGTCATCGGCGCTGACGGCCTTCATTCGCGGGTCCGTCAACTTGCGTTCGGACCGGAATCGGATTTCAAAGTCTCGCTCGATTACCATGTCGCGGCCTTTGAGGCGGAGGGCTACCGTCCGCGCGATGAGCTAATCTACCTCAGCCACGGCCTGCCTGGGAGGCAGATCTCACGATTCTCGATGCGTGACGACAAAACGATGTTCCTCTTCGTGTTTCGCGACGAGTACATGCGCGGCGACGATCCACAATCCATTCTCAGAAACGCTTTCGCCGACGCCGGCTGGGAGTGGCCCGGGATCGAAAAAGAGCTCGAATCCGCTAAGGATATCTACTTCGACACGGTCAGCCAGATCCGGATGGACCGATGGACGAAGGGACGGATCGCGCTGGTCGGCGACGCAGCAGCGTGCGTCTCGTTGATGGCCGGCGAAGGGACCGGCCTTGCGATCGCGGAAGCGTACGTCCTCGCCGGCGAGCTTCACGCCTGCGCCGACGATTTTGCTACAGCGTTCGCCCGCTACGAGCAGCGGTTGATGCCGTTCGTGAAGAGGAAGCAGGAATCGGCGGCGAGATTCGCTTCATCATTCGCCCCAAGGACTTCCGTAGGCATCACCTTCCGGAATGCAGTGACAAAGCTGATGGGAGTGCCGTTCA